The following proteins come from a genomic window of Aricia agestis chromosome 19, ilAriAges1.1, whole genome shotgun sequence:
- the LOC121736506 gene encoding mitochondrial coenzyme A transporter SLC25A42 produces the protein MSVEKTRVPLLREEGTTITQHGVSSEKRAAGGVGVLTSLAAGAAAGAIAKTTIAPLDRCKINFQVSATPYSWAAALRFLRDAVRAEGWAALWRGNSATMARIVPYAAVQFAAHEQWKRLLGVDTGAGGRAAPLRLLLAGSLAGVTSQSATYPLDVARARMAVAARPVGSLRAVLAGILREEGAASLYRGYSATVLGVVPYAGVSFFTYDTLKQAHRERTGREPSGAVKLAMGGAAGALAQTASYPLDIVRRRMQTAARRADRTYPYPTVRAALALVWRAEGWRGFFKGLSMNWVKGPIAVGVSFTTYDFIKSALAGLSPP, from the exons ATGTCTGTAGAGAAGACGCGAGTGCCGCTACTGCGCGAGGAAGGAACCACTATCACTCAACATG GCGTATCGAGCGAGaagcgggcggcgggcggcgtggGCGTACTGACGTCGCTGGCGGCGGGCGCAGCGGCCGGTGCCATCGCCAAGACCACCATCGCGCCGCTCGACCGCTGCAAGATCAACTTCCAGGTGTCCGCCACGCCGTACTCGTGGGCGGCGGCGCTGCGCTTCCTGCGCGATGCCGTGCGCGCCGAGGGCTGGGCGGCGCTGTGGCGCGGCAACAGCGCCACCATGGCGCGCATCGTGCCCTACGCCGCCGTGCAGTTCGCCGCGCACGAGCAGTGGAAGCGGCTGCTGGGCGTGGACACGGGCGCGGGCGGGCGCGCGGCGCCGCTGCGCCTGCTACTGGCGGGCTCGCTGGCCGGCGTCACCTCGCAGTCCGCCACGTACCCGCTGGACGTGGCGCGCGCGCGCATGGCGGTGGCGGCGCGGCCGGTGGGCTCGCTGCGCGCCGTGCTCGCGGGCATCCTGCGCGAGGAGGGCGCGGCGTCGCTGTACCGCGGCTACTCGGCGACGGTGCTCGGCGTGGTGCCGTACGCGGGCGTCTCGTTCTTCACGTACGACACGCTGAAGCAGGCGCACCGCGAGCGCACGGGCCGCGAGCCGAGCGGCGCGGTGAAGCTGGCGATGGGCGGGGCGGCGGGCGCGCTGGCGCAGACGGCGAGCTACCCGCTGGACATCGTGCGGCGGCGCATGCagacggcggcgcggcgcgcggaCCGCACCTACCCCTACCCGACGGTGCGCGCGGCGCTGGCGCTGGTGTGGCGCGCGGAGGGCTGGCGCGGCTTCTTCAAGGGGCTGAGCATGAACTGGGTGAAGGGCCCCATCGCGGTGGGCGTGTCCTTCACCACGTACGACTTCATCAAGTCGGCGCTGGCGGGGCTGTCGCCGCCGTGA